The following are encoded together in the Phaseolus vulgaris cultivar G19833 chromosome 9, P. vulgaris v2.0, whole genome shotgun sequence genome:
- the LOC137822693 gene encoding BURP domain-containing protein 6-like — translation MKFHCLPLLFSLNVILMTAQAALPPELYWERMLPNTPIPKAIRDLPKLGTKEFLLGVNKIQKEDEIHPVSFYSKKIHSENEIPPLSFYSKKINSEDEIPPLSFYSKKIHSEDEIPPLSFYSKKIHSEDEIPPLSFYSKKIHSEDEIPPLSFYDGKSIQSEDESPPLAFQYNEKTQSEGEKRRLSQVGQMMPVANHQHYNQKTNPAFFEEELRPDTKLDIIFKKRKREMPLLPREIAQRIPFTSEKIQEIFEMLSVKPEPDNVKIVKEAISLCEEPSIRGVEKHCATSLESVVDFITSKLGKNVQVISTEVEKESKSQKFLVKNGVNMLAEENVIVCHPMNYLYVVFYCHKISNTTARFMPLEGEDGNRVKAVAVCHKDTSEWDPNHGFLQALQVKPGTVPVCHILPEDNLLWFAN, via the exons ATGAAGTTTCACTGCCTTCCATTGCTTTTTTCTCTCAAT GTGATACTCATGACAGCTCAAGCTGCATTACCTCCAGAGCTTTACTGGGAAAGGATGCTTCCAAACACACCAATCCCCAAAGCAATCAGGGACCTTCCCAAGCTTG GCACGAAGGAGTTTCTTCTTGGTgttaacaaaattcaaaaagaaGATGAGATTCATCCCGTATCATTTTATAGTAAGAAAATTCATTCAGAAAATGAGATTCCTCCATTATCCTTCTATAGTAAGAAAATTAATTCAGAAGATGAGATTCCTCCCTTGTCTTTCTATAGTAAAAAAATCCATTCAGAAGATGAGATTCCTCCATTATCCTTCTATAGTAAGAAAATTCATTCAGAAGATGAGATTCCTCCATTATCCTTCTATAGTAAGAAAATTCATTCAGAAGATGAGATTCCTCCATTATCCTTTTATGATGGTAAAAGCATTCAATCAGAAGATGAGAGTCCTCCTCTAGCCTTTCAGTATAATGAGAAAACTCAATCAGAAGGTGAAAAAAGAAGACTTTCACAAGTAGGTCAAATGATGCCTGTTGCTAATCATCAACATTACAACCAAAAAACAAATCCAGCTttctttgaagaagaactgaGGCCGGACACAAAATTGGATATAATCTTCAAGAAAAGAAAACGTGAAATGCCATTGTTGCCTCGCGAAATTGCCCAGCGCATACCATTCACATCAGAAAAGATACAAGAAATATTTGAGATGCTTTCTGTGAAACCAGAACCAGATAATGTAAAGATTGTAAAGGAAGCCATTAGTTTGTGTGAAGAGCCTTCAATCAGAGGAGTAGAAAAACATTGTGCAACTTCATTGGAATCCGTGGTAGATTTCATCACTTCTAAGCTTGGGAAGAATGTCCAAGTTATTTCTACAGAGGTAGAAAAGGAAAGTAAGTCCCAAAAATTCTTAGTGAAAAATGGAGTGAATATGTTAGCAGAAGAAAATGTCATTGTATGTCATCCAATGAATTACCTATATGTTGTCTTTTACTGCCATAAGATATCAAATACTACTGCACGTTTTATGCCTTTGGAGGGAGAAGATGGGAATAGGGTTAAAGCTGTAGCCGTATGCCACAAAGACACATCTGAATGGGATCCAAACCACGGCTTTTTACAAGCGCTTCAAGTTAAACCCGGAACAGTTCCAGTGTGTCATATCTTACCCGAGGACAACCTTCTCTGGTTTGCAAATTAG